The following is a genomic window from Falco cherrug isolate bFalChe1 chromosome 9, bFalChe1.pri, whole genome shotgun sequence.
GCCTTTGAAATACGCTCTCCTGTTGCTTCCTTTGgtctggagcagagctgtgatTCTGTTGTGCTGTCCAGTTCCCCTCCAGCTGGAATGCAAGGGGACTGGGTCCTAGGTGTGGGCACAGTGTCACCCATCCTGCTCTCGTACCGTGCTGCCAGGGGCTGTTGGATCCCTGGGCACCTGTCCCTCAGCCATAGTGTACGGATGGAGCGTTCCCTTTGGTCTTCACCATTTCCGTGCTGTTTCACTGTATTGCTCTGGGACCAAGCTCTGCTCTCGcatcccctgtcctgctggtggGTGGAAGctgtctgctgctcctgcagagcaggaatgAAGCCGTGACCTGGGCGATGCTCTGGCCTTGTTCTGGTTCTCAGTGGTGTTTGGCGAGTTTCTTCTACACAGGCTATTCAGTGGCAATGGCAGTAGGTAACACTACTCCTCTCTGgtgatttctgctgctgcctgagcccAGGTCTCAAAGCAGAATTGGGCCCTTTGTGTTGGGCAGGCAAATGATACCCCTGGATAGAAATTACTGAGATAAATGAAATTGAGTTGGCGAAGGAGAGCTAAAGAAGGAACTGGGAACATTGCTTTTCACCACAGTTCTCAATTTGAGTTGGTGACCATGGTGATAAGGGAAGTCTGTGTCACGCTGGTTTAGTGGGCATGGTCTCTGGTGTCCCGTCTGGAGTTTGTGAAGTGGGAGGAGGGGATGGTAGTCACTTCTGTCCTAGtgaacttcttaaaaaaaacttaGTTCAGCTGTAGATAAAAGACCTGCCAAAGCAGTGGTTAACTGGCAGTAAAGGTCTGAAGCATTTGGACTCCTGGGGCAGGTTCCCCTGTCCCAGCAAGGAAGAAGGGAGTAACTCCAGGTGTGTGGGCTggaggggtctggagcacatGCTGCAGGGTTAGGGTGGCAGGCAGCGGACAAggcctggggctggctgtggcagcaggaaCCAGGCATTGGTTTGGGGCTGGAGTGCTtctggagctggcacagcagccaggctggcacgGCTCATCACTCCTGGGGACAGCTGCTTTCAGTCTTCCTTCTGGAAGAAGTGAGAATGCTCTGGAAGCTGGAGGACATTTGGGTTACTGATGGCTGCGGGGACCTCCTGCAGTTCTGATGACCTAGTGCCTGCAGTTGGGGCTTCTTTGGCATGGGTGGTCTCATTCATCAGAAGTGATGCTGCCCCAGTACTACCAGTGCCAGAGGTCAGAGTCTTTTGGCGAccccctcctgccttcctcaTGAGCATGGGGGATAGTGGTGAGGAACACGTGCCCAGAGTAGGGAACAGCCTCAGCCCTCTATCCACTCTAACCCTGGGAGGGGTTTTATCCTGGACAGGCCATGCGTAAGCTGTGCAGATGTTAATGATTTCTACACTGAAGAATGTGGTGTTGTTGCTGAACACAGATCGGTCATtaagctgtgctgggcttgctgGAGCTAGGCGGTGTGGGAGGGTAGAGACAGGAGCAAGACCCTGCTGCTCGCAGCTGTGGGGGGGTGTTGCTGGCAAGGCATAGCAGTAGAGCTGGCTGTGCAAGTTGTGGTCTGTTCTTTTGGGTACGTGAAGGTTTTTGAGGTGGGGCTAGGGACAAGTGACCAGAAGTGACCCAGAATTTCCTCTCCAGCCTGAGCAGGGTAGGGGGAAAAATGGAGAGACAGTCTGAGAGAGCGAGAGCCTGTTTCTTACCCCAAAATACCTGTCCTCTCTTGGGTGCATGATGGTCTGTGAACTTCCCTGGTTCTATTTGCTAGCCCTCAGAGGCTATCCAAGAGTTTGAAACCTGAATTGGAATGCTTTTTGCAAGGACTAGGAGCCCTTGCTGGGAATAGGTGCCCAGTCCATGTGCTGTGCTTGCTAAAGCAGAGATGTGAGGAGCTGAAACCTTGGGTGAGCAAGAAGAGGGGGTTTCATGCTGTTATTCCGAAGGTACGTGGGTTCCAGTCCTCCCTCAAGCTGTTGGTGGGAAACCTGAGACTCCACAGGCATTCCTCGTGCACTGGAATGTTAATGACAAGGTGTGGAGGGATTCAGCCCATTTTCAAGCCTCCTCACGCTGTTGCTCAGATGTGGCACTCTGGGAGCTGCGTAGGTCTTCTGGGTAATGCTGCGTTCGTACGTGCCCTCTAGGGTGTTTGCCCTTGTATCTTTAACcttggggatatttttttctgttttaggaATTTCTCTGTGACCCAAAGTTCAGTGATGAAGAAGATCTGGAGGAGAAGCTGGCAGTGTTCAAAGGTGAGAACTGGAGGGTTTCCCTGTTCTTTCTGTCTATTTGCTCTGGACAGATTATTCTCCTCAGCACTTGGATTTTACCAGCCTGAGACTGTCAACCAAATACAGGTGACTGAGCTGGGATGGATGCCTCCCCCTTGCTTGTGGGACTCGCTGAAACTCCCGGGAGAGATGGTTTTCCCACATGAGCTTTTGCACTTCGCCCACTTGCAGGGCAGGGACGTGTCACTCTGTAGATATCCTGCCTGGCGGCTGCTATTACTGCAAAACCTGCTGCGTGGGCAAAatgctggggagcagcaaaGGAGGATGGTTTCTGTGCGGTTACCTAGGCAAGCTAGCTGGCATAATGGACGATGTAGTagttggacttttttttttttttttcagtgagtaGGAGAACCTCTTCCCACGGAGCAGAGGTCTCAGCTGCTTCCTGAAGGAGTTGGGGACTTTCCCCAAAAGCTTCTTCAGTCTGTTCTGGTCCTTCCTGAGCCCCTTTGTAccagaagcaacagcagcagtgtgtcTCTAGTCCTGGCCAAAGCCTAACTCCACTGGGTCAGCAGATATGGGCTTAGGTTTGGGCCATTTGCTGGGATCAGGGCATagagaacagctgaaaaacCTGGCGTCCTCTGGAGCTTGTCCCCAAAGTGGTTACAGGACAAGATTTGGCAGGGCTGTTCTGGGTGCATCCACTTTCTCGCCAAGCAGTGGCTGAAGGCAGTTGAGCAAACATGCCTTCTGCGTCACACCACCCTCGGGGTTTGTCCTCAGCCTGGCTCTAACCAAATAACACCTGACCTTGCTTCCATTTCAGGCATTGTCCGCtatttccctttggattttggCTTTGCAATCCAGCATGGAAGAAGCTGGCTGGGGTTTTGTGATCCCTTAccctgctgggcacagaggatCCTCCTGTGCTCTtggttctttttctgtttccttttgtgcGGCTTTGGCTTTTGGCTGCAGCCCCGCATTATTTTTCCCATCACAATCGGGGCTCTTCAAACATTGCAACTGTAGGTCACAGGCGCAGAATTCCCTGTAACGAGAGCCTTTGGCATCTCTTCCCACTGCCTCGTGAGTTTGCCTCCGTGGCCTGTCCCGCTCTCCAACGCCTCTTCTGGCTCCCCCAACAATCGGCTCATTGTGTGATGATGGGGGGAGTGTTTCTTTTCTGCCGTCCTTCCCGCTGGCCTCCCCAGCCGGGCCCGGGGAGCCCCTGTCCAGTGTTTGTGTAAATGCATTTGTGAGGGGAGGGACCACGCGTGGTTTTGCCCCGCCAGATCCctgcagctgggatgggagGGAAAGACGAACGCTTGAGCCGAGGCTTAGAGCATGATGATGTAAAGCTGCCTCTGTTCTCTGCGCTTTTGGCTAAGTGtcagctgagaagaaaagaaaacatgctggGCACAGAcatggcagagcaggggagTTTGTGTCCCTGAGCACATGCTGCGGTGCTGACCCCTGCCCAGAGAGGCAGCAGTTCATTTGCACAAGGTGGTTATGGTGGGGCAGAGCACGGGGAGAGCCAGTTCCACATCAAGCAGTGCTTTGGCCCCCTAAGCACGTGTGTGACAGCCCCAATTGCATCTAGGATGGGTTGCTTAATGCTTGAAGGGAGATGTTTATTCCTGCCTGAAGCATGAACAGCTTTGGTTTGTCCTGTAGGTCTGTCCTGGTCAGCTCACAAGAGCGGTAATCCACCAGCTGAGACCCAGGTGAAGGCGTGCCAGGCCattcctctgcctcctgcccctaCCTGCCCATCACTTTGGAGCCTTCCCAGGACCTGTCCTTCTGAAGCAATGTGTGAAATAGCCACTTTTCCCTTTGGCTACTTAAATTAGTGTGCCACTTCATGCTCACCTGCTTACTGGTGTCCTGGAGCAGAAGCAAAAGGTCTTTCCCCTTGGCGGGGAAAGGAGCAGCCTGGGAGATCTCACTTAATTTGAGTCCTCGGAGGCGGTTCAGGGGAGTGAGTGCTAACTGCAGGGCAAGCGGAGATTTCTCCAGTTCTGCGCAGATGGATGGTGGCAGCAGGCaccttgcttttttcatttaGCAGAACCGAGGTGattggggggtggagggggggagAGCACCCTGTGGTGCTAGGAGCTATGTGGTCTGTAAGACAGACAAATCCTTGCCTGAAGAGCTTAAAGGCtaaatggggaacagctggtgggggagagggggggtaGGAAGCACAGGTGTGCCACTCCAGAGgtcagaggcagcagaggacTGAAATCCTGATTTTTCTAACTCAAATCGATGCTCTGTCTGTCACAGCatgtgagggttttttcctgcaaagaTAATCAGACCTTCTTGAGCAGGCTCTGCCTTTCTCTGTAGATGCTGGAGTTGCCCAATTCAGCAATGTTTGACAGCAAGCTGGAAGGACACGCAACCTGCTCTAGCATAACTGTTCCCTAGGCATGTCCTTGGCTTCACCCTCTTGATGTGGCCCTTGAGCATCTCTCCTGGCAGGTGCTGCTCGGGTAGTTCAGTGAGTGTTGGGAGGACTGTAGAGTCTGTCCCTTGCTATTGCAGGCAATGACGTCATTTAATCCCCCTCCCAATCCGATCAAGCTTCATCTTGGGAGCGctcagggttttgttttccttgctacTCCTTCTGGGATGCTGTTCcagagctttgtttttctggctgGAAACCTTTTAATGTTATTCATGGCTAGCTGATACCTTGTTCTCATgccaatgtttttcttcagcttaaatgaaaagcagctaCAATTAAAGAGCACTTAACTTTAGGGCCCTGGAATTGAGAAGAGGGTGCTAAAACCAGATCTTGAGATGGTTTCCCTCTCTGAACTGTTTGTGTTCAGCAGTATATTAATCTTTTCCTCAAACCTTTTGTTTCATTGTTCTCAGCAGACAGTGCTCCAAAGCCCTGCATACCCCCTGCTCTAGCATCCTGCTAACTTACTTCTGTGTCTCTTCCAGAGAAGTACATGGAGTTTGACCTGAACAACCAAGGCGAGATTGGTGAGTGACTCTGAGGGATGCTGGGCTGGAAGAGCACCTGCTGAGGTGGTGTCTGCTGCTGTATGTGCTGCTTCCCTCTGCACTTGTGTTGCTGAGGAGGAAAACCTGCAGGCTTTTCCTGTGTCCAGCCTTGCCCAGACCTTGATTGCCAGCCAGGGGCTTCCTTGGctctccagcccctgcctcttGGCTTCCTCAGTCTCCCCTCACCTGCTTCAAGATCTAAGCTCTTCTCAGTCCTCTTCCCCTTCTAAGTTTCTGCTTAGCTCCTCCACTTCTTTCTGCTCTAAATacttctttgggtttttttcttctcccttttgtCCACTGAGGTTTTCTTCTCAATCCTCAGCATCTGGGAatgctgggaagctgcagggcTTGGACAATCGTGGGTTTTGCCTGGCTTGAGGCAGAAGCTGTATAAAACCATGAGCACTTCTTGTGCAGAGAAGCAGTTTGCTTTGCtgggaggggagtgggggaaTCGGGGACTTGGGTGTGAGTCTGGCTCAGCTGAGCAGCCCTGGTTTGGGCCCAGAAAACACCAGTTACATATAGACCCAGCCTTCTACAGgcttggagctgctgctgaagtgtaATCATTCGCATGTTGTGCCCTTCCAGGAGCCTGTGCCTCATTCCCCTCCTCCACTAGTCCTCCAGCCGGAGGAGGCCTGCCTCGGggctgctctgcttcccttccagagggcagggaaggggccaCAGGTCTCAGctggaaatggaaggaaatggCCTGTGTTGATGGCAGGGGAGCCTGCTCCCCACCGCCTGTTTGTCTCTGCTTTAACCCCGGTGTtatttccctcttcccccaaCCTTGTGATTCTTGGCACCACGCTCTGAGCTAGAGAGCTGTGTCCCCACGTGTTCTCTGGAGCACTTGGAGAGTTGTCCTGTGTTCTGGGTGTGTGGTGCTTTTATCTTGAGCTGCACAAATGGCAAGTGAGGCTCCGTACCAGGCGGTACAGCAGCAAGCTGTACAGGAAGGCTTCTCTGGGCTTTCAGCAACAGTTTAATGCTGTCAGCCCCAGGGTCTGCAGGTGAGGTGGGAACTCATGCTGGTGTTCCTGGGGTTGGTCTGTGCTCAGTGTGGTCACCTCTCGACAGCACCGACTGCCTTGCTCTTGCAGATTTGATGTCTGTCAAAAGGATGATGGAGAAGATGGGAGCTCCAAAGACCCACCTAGAACTGAAGAAGATGATCTCTGAGGTGACTGGAGGAGTTAGCGAGACCATCTCATACCAGGATTTTGTCAATGTGATGCTTGGGAAACGCTCTGCTGTGCTTAAACTGTGAGTGTCCCTGGGAGGGAGTGGGGGAGGCATGGGTCCTGAGCTGGTGTGTTGGGGGAGCTGAGAAGCAGGAGCTGTTCTGCCCGGTGgagatggaggtgtgcatgATTGGTGTTTGTGGAGTGGAGACAAACACTTGTGAAGGGGTAGTTTACAGAGAGATGTGGAGGGGTGTATATGCCCATGTCTAGGCTACGCAGTGGTGAACgctcacagcagagctgcatgcTGTGCAATATCACCGGCTTCCTCCTCTGTGCTCCATGTGGAGCAATTCTCCTTTCCCAAGGGTGTGCAGGCACTCAGCACCGCAGgacttcttcccctccctttcctgtggctcctgctggcTTTGGGGACACGGGCTTGCCTTGTGAATGGTGGCAGGACTTGAGTGGTGAATGATGGTCCTGCCAacaccagcagtgctggctcTGATTTCCCACAGgatgctccctccctgcctgaTTTTTGGAGAGACTGGCAGTAGGTGGAGACAGGACACATGCTTGAAACAGCTGGCTTGTGCTGGGAGTGGTACTGGCTGCCAGCACTAGCCTCCCACGGCCCTCTCTGCCCTCTTGACAGGGCTCTGAAAGTCCTGCTGTAACAAATGGCTTCCAAACACTTGCTTGGCTCCATCTCCGCCCCATTGAAgcttggctttttctttcatagcCACAGAGGCTGGCTCTGCTTTTGTGTCTAACCACCGTGAATAGAAGCTGCTCCTCTCCAACctccttacctttttttttttttttttttttttgaaggcagCTTTAGAAACACAGCCAACTTTTAGGGCAGGTTGGGAGGAAGAATCTTGTGCCTGCCTCCCACATGGTCCCTCTAAGTCAGTACGTGCATCCctgttcctcctttctttctccctagAAGCAGGCTGAGCCTGCAGCCTGTCCCATATCTTCCATCCTTCCTCCCAACTGCAGTAGCTTTCACAGATGGGTCCCTTCTCTTGCTAACAGATGCCCTATTGTCTGTTGGACTCTTtaaagcaggagcagaaatgtaaaacttgTCCCAAGAGCAGTGCAGTCCTTTGATCCAGCGTGGCAGCTGGCATTCCCAGCGTAGCTGCAGTCCTCAGGGAGGAAGACAGTGCTAGTGGTTGTAAAATGCTTGGGATTCTTCTAGCCAGTGCCTTGCTCCTTGCCTCTGGCCTCTTCTCTGGCTATAATTGCTGTTGCTTGCTTGGTGTTGACTTTTGAATGTTCTGCTGTGTGGTTATGTACAAGGTGGGCCAGGGatggtatttgcttttatgCATCAGGAGCCCTTGGCATGCAGTGTTCCCAGGGGATTTTGGAACTGGCTGTCTAAATAAAACATGCTAATCCTCTGGGGTCTGAGAGAAAAACCAGTAGAGGCTTTGGGAACCCAATCCTGgaagctgctggaaaagcagagctgcctgccaggctggcagcactgccctCTGGCTTTCCCTCCTCTCTTAATTATCAGATGCCCTTTGCATAGGAGGCAGATGCTGGTTTTCAGCAGATAATCCCACCCCCAATGATGGGTAAAGATGCACCTCCTTTTTTCATTGGTATTATCTGTTGTGTTTTGCAGGGTCATGATGTTTGAAGGAAAAGCCAATGAAAGCAACCCAAAACCTTCTGGGCCGCCTCCAGAGAGAGACATAGCCAGCCTCCCTTGAAGAGGATGGGCTGAAAAATTCGCactgtttgctttgctggtCTGTAACAGAGGTTACCTGTGCTTTGTTACTCTTCATTGTGGACAGTCCTAGTTTTCAACTAACCTGCCTTAGAGGAACAGCAAGGGAAGCTGGAGACCTCCAGCTCATGTCTTACTGCTGCATCCGTTAGCCAACTTGATTTGTTAGACAGAAGCTGTAGCACCAAGTGTAAtgtgagacaaaaaaaaaaaaaaaatcctgtgatcttactctttcctctgctttttctgcatttctcagaCAAGGAGCTACTTTCCTCCCAGTGTATGGATTCAGAGCTGTGCTTGTCGTGACAGGTTCCTAAAGGGCCTTGCTGCCAGACATTGAGCATTTATCTGGCAAAGCCCCTGACAGCAGCTTTGGGTGCAAAGAAATAAGTGCCTTCTCTGCTCCATCCTACGCTTCCTGACTTTGGACTAGTTCTTCCCTTCCTGACCTCACCAAAACAAGTCAGGTTCCCACCTCTGTGGCCTAGGTGTGTGCTGGGTGAACGTGGGAAGGCGCAGAGGTCTGCTTTGCAGGGTCTTTAGCTTGGAGGTGGGcttggctgcctgcagggacagcTGCTGCCCACTCCATGGGCTCATCCTGCAGTCAGGTCTCAGTGGGTCCAACACCAGCCACTGTGAGCGAGAATGATTAAAGCTAGCTTAGGGGCCCCCTTCTTGATAAGCGTCTACTTGGATCTCATCAGGAGCGTCACCTCTGAATGGGTGGCTCAGTTGTGCCCATCGAGTGCAGGAACAAGCCTGCTGTTACGCCTTTGCAGCCCCTCAGGAAGGCCTAGGAGAAATGAAACCTTCAGGTGAAAGAAGCTGGGTGACTAAACAGTGAGCCCTGCCAGACCAGTTGCAGACAAGGATCTGTCCTCATGTGGCTGCTTTGTCCCTCTGATTTTTGCAGACCTCCGTGTGTGTTTCAGCTTGGTCCCTGGGGACTGTCAGGCACGCTTTCCTCATGGACAAGCCCTCAAGTCTGCAAAATAAGAATGGCTGTAAGTGTGGAGTATGAGCTGGGATCCAGACGCAGCTGGGACTCTGCTGTCCACGTTCTGGTTACTGTGGTGATTCTTGCTCCATATACAATTTCTGGAATCCAGATGTTGCTCTCTGACCTTTCCGTACTCTTTTCTTAAATGTTCTTGGcagcttttaacttttttaaatcatggtttaataaatacatttttaaaggaaatacagatgATTAACTTTACTAGGCTGATTATTCCTGCCaaaggctgcatttttaaataaaaaaagaaaatctcactACTGTTTGcatgaaaaccaaaactgtaATGGAGAGAAAAATTATGAGCAAAAGCAGCACCAGTCTACTTTAAGgactgaaaataaatcttttgaaGCTACACTGTGTGTCAGTGTATTTAGTTTAGCTCCCCTAAAGCTTGGTCCATATGATTGGTTGCAGATAAAGTGAGCTGGTTTCAAAGTCTGTTAATATAAACCCTTAACTAGATCCTAGATATAAGTTTGGACTGTCTTGATCTGATCTTTATCTGTAATAACTGGCTGAGTGCCATGGAGTTGGTgttataaaatgcaaatgagaGGCCGCCTCCTGaaaccttgttttctttttctttttgatttgcTTAAAGCAAGCAGGTGGTGGTGCTTGTTTTAAGGAGTAACTTCTTTATCAAGAGCACACACTTGTAATGCTTCTTTCAAaagagtatatttttttttccatcctctgcTCTTGAAGCAATTGCCTGAGGTTCTTGTCTGATGTGAGTTATCAAAATAGAGACCAGGCTTCCTGGGGGAATGACTGGGTAtgctttttcctgtgtattCCTCAAAAGGACAGAATTGCCCTTAGATCACAGCCCTAtgtctgcttgctgctgcctgttAGCCTCTGGGAAtgcacctgcttttctgggctaCATGTATTTAGGCTGTTCAGTTAGAAAATAAAGGGAGCATATTACACAAGGGAAATTTGGATGTGGTTTGCCACAGTTCAGAGCACTGCCCAAAGCCATCGCTGCTTTTGTCTTGGTGGAAATCATTGTCCTTCTggtcctggaaaaaaagagaatcacAATCTGCTAGAGTTGGAAACAGCCTTTCTCAGCGCGTCCTTGCCCCTGCAGGGCTAAGTGCTAAGGTGATGCACTCCCCTGTGCTGGCACTCCGAGTGGGGACTGAACCCCCCTGATctgaggcaggagggagcaaGGAACTTGAGTCCTGCTGTAACCAAAAAAGCACACACTGCTCTGGTGGGGCCCTGGAGCTCGATAAGGCTGTTCCTGCTCACGGAGCTTCCATGTTTCCAGCTCAACCATACATAACTTGAAGGGACCAACCCCAAGCACTGGACCATGCACTGCCACTGCAGCCCATGCTGAGGGTGTAGGACTGGCTTAGAGCTGTGGCAATACGGGGCCTCTGCTGTGGAAAACGCACCGAAGCCCCTTGCCAGGGGCTGGTGGGCAAGGTGGAGCAGGTGCCTGCTAGCCCTCACCATCGCGCAGCTGGGACAGCACCAGCTGCCAGGCCCAGCCCCTCATGCCAGcctcagctcagccccagcgGGTCTGTCCCCTCAGGGCCTCCGGGGACAGCCCCATCGGCTGGATCTCCTCAGGGAGAAGGGCCGGTGggcgctgcctgcagcacccaccgcGAGCGGGTCAGGCCCCGCCTCAGAACATTAGGAAGAAAGGGTTTATTaagcacagctgcttgctcgGCCTCGCCGTGCGGGTAGGCTCCCCGCCGTGCGGAGCTGCCGCTGATCCTCCCACCGCTCAGCTGGCGGGAGCCGAGCGCCTCAGACAGCTGCGACGAGGAGAGGCCGCTGGAGGACTCCCTCGCCTCAGGCCGCCGCGGAGCATCGAGATCGGTGGCTAGAGCGGCCCCACCGGAAGCGGAAGTGAGCGCACTGGCGGCGCGCGGGGGTTTCCCGGCGGTGCGCAGGGCGAGAGGGGGACCGCGGGCCTCGGGGCTGCTGGCGCCGCCATGGGGGACGATATGGACGTGATCCCGGAGCGGGAGATGAAGGTGAGGGGCAGCCCGCGGTGGTGAGGGGtttgctggggtggtgggagagtTGACAGGCGGTTTGGCTCGGGCCGAGGGGTTGACAAGCCATGGTGGGGGGGTCTGCTCGGCCCATGAGAGAAACTGGGCTCGAGGAGGGCTTGGCCCGGGCCGTGGGAGGGACTTGGCTTGGGCCGTGGGGCTGACGGGCCGttaggggtggtggtggtggctcGGGTCACGGCGGGGGCCTTTTGGAGGATCCTTGCGGTGTTTGTGAAGCGCTCGAGGACTTTTCAGCACAGCCTGGTACACGCCTGTGGAGTGGAAGAAGGAGAGGCTGGCATGGCCTGTGATGCAGGGGGTCTTGGTAACGCCTGGGGGAGAAGATGCAGAATGTGAGAGCTGGAGGAAACTTAttttgggagaggagtggcCTGTTTCCCAGTCCTCCTGTCAGCATGACTTGTGCTGGTTATCTCCTGCTTTTGTGAATAGTATGTGTGGTTGTCCGCCATGAGGACAGTGTAAACTGGAGTCTTCCTGTGTGGTGCCATCCTAGCTGATTGCTCTGTCTCCCAGAGTGTTACTGTGAGGCCATGTAAGCAGATATAGGGGGGGATAGATTCCTGAAGCCCATGCAGGTCTTTatgcagctgccttctgttcAGACACCTTCAAAAACAAGGGAGTtgggctggtttttttgcagaagtttCTTGAGTTCCAGCAGCCTCCTCAGGTTGCAGGAAGGTACTTAGTGTTTTGGCagtaatttggaaataaaactcGGGTGCTTGATTTGAGTTATAGATATTAGATCCAGTGCTCCATTTAACAACTGGTACCATGGGAAGAGAGATTCATTCCCAAGGGGAACCTCAGGTTTTGCATTGGTAATAGTGCAACTGCTCTTTCTTAATTCAGTTTGTGTTTTTAGAGGTTTTTATCTCTcgctctgcttttcttttcctccttttacaAAAGGACAATGTAAATTATGAgagaaatgaatgcaaaaaatagGTCTGATTATACAAAGTAATTACTGGGGGTGGATGGAAGGAATAACTATATCCATTCTGTGTGTCATAAATTACAGTAGCAAACAAAGATACATGTAAACAGATGCATGCTTTGCAGCGACCTTTTGTTTAATTGTGTTGTATCTCTGCTTtgttcccttctctttctcccccctgcccctgtaTCCTTTGGGTAGTTCTATTATGTTTCTAAGAAGGTTAGATGTCCTGGACAGATTCAGCTCCTATAGGCTTTATGAACACAGGCATTGGGTAGAAGAGAGATTCAGCcaatggaaaaaatgtagtGTGATCTCAGTCTTTCTTAGATGACATAGAAAATGCGATGGGATGGCCCATGACACTGTGGGTGTGGATTCTGCCTTGGCAGGTGTTTTGTAGCTCTCGTGGAGAGGCTTTTCAATGTACTGTCTTAGAGAAACTGAAGTAAACTGTTCCTCTTTACCAGCATATGTACACTTATTTTCCGAATCTCTTACAACAGGATTTTCAGTTCAGAGCACTGAAGAAGGTCCGCATTTTTGATGCTCCTGGTGATCTTCCTAAAGAGCGCTCCAGTCTCCTTGCAGTGTCTAACAAATATGGGCTGGTCTTTGCTGGTGGAGGAACCAGCCTGCAGATATTTCACACTAGAAATCTTCTCATGCAAAACCAGCTGGGAGAAGATCCCAATAAAATTGGTAAGGCACACTTATATTGCACGGTCTTTGCAGAGACAGCTTTGTATGGGTTTTTATGATATGGAGCTCTTGATTTCTGATATAGTCCTTGTACACTTTTGTGCATTTGAAATTACCATGTTTTCTTGTGTGAGAACGCAGGAACAATATTTGCTGTACCTCTAGCTGAAATGAAGTACAGTTGTTGAGAGCACATCGCCAGGATGCTCTGTGCTAGCTCCTCTTTGAGCACCATTCAGGTTTGGTCACCTGTGTTCAGTGCCATACCGTGAGGTTGACTTTTCCTGCCTGAGAACGTACCCCTTTCCTTGCAGCCACATGCTGTCTTGGTAGTTACTCCTTGAACCTGTGCATGCATCAGGGATGTGTGTGAGTGGAGGGATGGAGTTCTCGTACTGTGTTATCCACTCTGACTAAACGACTTTTGTGCAACAGAGGAACCAATCACAGTTCTACTACATGCAAAATACACCTTAGTGCAAAATGGTTTTCATTCTGCAGTTGTCCTTAGTAACTGTACCACTTGAAGTATTAATGTGCATATataagtaaaacaaaatctgtccacttatttttcctccagtttaCTGAGGAAGGAAAGTGGAATTTTCTTAGGAAGTTTGGCAACTCTTAGAATCGTACTGATAGAGATGAAGGGATTTGTTTTCACTCAGTTTTTCTACATGTTAGCTTTGGCAGCTGTG
Proteins encoded in this region:
- the AIF1L gene encoding allograft inflammatory factor 1-like; translation: MAAPRRPSGGGLRRAPQDGRLEEINKEFLCDPKFSDEEDLEEKLAVFKEKYMEFDLNNQGEIDLMSVKRMMEKMGAPKTHLELKKMISEVTGGVSETISYQDFVNVMLGKRSAVLKLVMMFEGKANESNPKPSGPPPERDIASLP